A region from the Triticum aestivum cultivar Chinese Spring chromosome 3D, IWGSC CS RefSeq v2.1, whole genome shotgun sequence genome encodes:
- the LOC123077360 gene encoding pentatricopeptide repeat-containing protein At5g66520-like, with the protein MPPLRDEMVAVRRYAELLSRCRGGADARPIARIQAALVTSGLLRRSAELHDALIRALASSGRPQAALPLYAHLLRAGLLPTPHTLPSLLKSLALSPAVPGARRLALAVHAHAVRLGLTGFLLVNNALIRVHAGLLGRLPDAHLLLRASAAVDASTFNTLITAHARAGRVADARSLFDEMPERNVVSWSAMVNGYVQAGDVREALGVFSQMQAQGVRPDDTVLVGVLAACAQLGALEQGKWVHGYLKANNIRITVFLGTALVDMYAKCGEVQLGMEVFEGMKDKNVLAWTTMIKGLAMHGRGADSLTLFSQMESSGVKPDDIAFIGALCACTHTGLVDKGRELFNSMVSNYGIKPKIEHYGCMVDLLARNGLLSEARDMVEKMPMKPDALIWGALMAGCRFHKNVELAEYAIKHWIELEPDKSGAYVLLGNIYSASGRHASAREIRDLMREKGVEKTPGCSNVEIKGVIHQFIVGDLSHPRIKDILTKWYEIDSRIRLEEGYVPDKKEVLLDIEEEEMEGALSRHSEKLAIAFALISTNDNIPIRIVKNLRVCQDCHHVTKLISKVYGREIVVRDRTRFHLFKDGTCSCKDYW; encoded by the coding sequence ATGCCACCACTACGTGATGAGATGGTGGCCGTCCGGCGGTACGCGGAGCTGCTGTCGCGGTGCCGCGGCGGCGCGGACGCGCGGCCGATCGCGCGGATCCAGGCGGCCCTGGTCACGTCGGGCCTGCTCCGGCGCAGCGCGGAGCTCCACGACGCGCTCATCCGGGCGCTCGCCAGCTCCGGGAGGCCGCAGGCGGCGCTCCCGCTCTACGCCCACCTCCTCCGCGCGGGCCTCCTCCCCACCCCGCACACCCTCCCCTCGCTCCTCAAGTCGCTCGCCCTCTCCCCCGCCGTCCCGGGCGCGCGCCGCCTCGCGCTCGCCGTCCACGCCCACGCCGTCAGGCTCGGCCTCACGGGTTTCCTCCTCGTGAACAACGCGCTCATCCGCGTCCACGCGGGCCTGCTCGGCCGCCTGCCCGACGCGCACCTGCTGCTGCGCGCCTCGGCCGCCGTcgacgcctccacgttcaacacgcTCATCACCGCGCACGCGAGGGCTGGGCGAGTCGCCGACGCCCGCtccctgttcgacgaaatgcctgAGAGGAATGTTGTGTCCTGGAGCGCCATGGTGAATGGGTACGTGCAGGCCGGGGACGTGAGGGAGGCGCTGGGGGTGTTCTCTCAGATGCAGGCCCAAGGTGTCCGCCCGGACGACACGGTTCTCGTCGGGGTGCTTGCCGCGTGCGCGCAGCTGGGGGCTCTGGAACAGGGGAAGTGGGTGCATGGTTACCTCAAAGCAAACAATATCAGGATCACCGTGTTCCTGGGCACTGCGTTGGTTGATATGTATGCCAAATGTGGTGAGGTGCAGCTTGGAATGGAGGTGTTTGAGGGAATGAAGGACAAGAATGTGCTGGCCTGGACTACTATGATAAAGGGCCTGGCTATGCACGGCCGCGGCGCAGACTCATTGACACTCTTCTCCCAGATGGAGAGCTCAGGTGTGAAGCCGGATGACATTGCCTTCATTGGTGCTCTCTGTGCTTGCACACACACTGGGTTGGTTGACAAGGGTCGGGAGCTTTTCAACTCCATGGTGAGCAACTATGGTATTAAACCAAAGATTGAGCATTATGGATGCATGGTAGACCTCCTGGCACGGAATGGCTTGCTGAGTGAGGCCAGAGACATGGTTGAGAAAATGCCCATGAAACCAGATGCCTTAATCTGGGGAGCTCTAATGGCTGGTTGTAGGTTCCACAAGAATGTGGAGTTGGCTGAGTATGCTATAAAGCACTGGATCGAATTGGAGCCAGACAAAAGTGGTGCTTATGTACTTTTAGGTAACATATATTCTGCCTCTGGTAGGCATGCTTCTGCGAGGGAAATTCGGGACCTAATGCGTGAGAAGGGAGTTGAGAAGACACCTGGATGTAGCAATGTGGAGATTAAAGGAGTTATCCACCAGTTCATTGTTGGAGATCTGTCTCATCCTCGCATAAAAGATATTTTGACAAAGTGGTATGAGATAGATAGTAGGATAAGGCTAGAGGAAGGTTACGTGCCTGATAAGAAAGAAGTTTTGCTTGACATTGAAGAAGAAGAGATGGAAGGTGCACTCAGCCGCCACAGTGAGAAGCTGGCAATCGCATTTGCTTTGATAAGTACAAATGATAATATACCCATTCGGATTGTCAAGAACCTCAGAGTCTGCCAAGATTGCCATCATGTCACCAAACTTATATCCAAAGTATATGGGAGAGAAATTGTTGTTAGAGATCGAACACGTTTCCATTTGTTCAAAGATGGCACCTGTTCGTGCAAGGACTATTGGTAG
- the LOC123076140 gene encoding receptor like protein 22 — MVLFILQFSQLRFLATMDLGLNGISGKVPGFFAEFPFLRDLTLRANDFEGQFPTNIFLLKYLKHLDLSYNPSLYVQLPDFPPRNGLQSLNLLETNIFGGIPDSFVHLNSLKFLGLSNIGSHKQPITSIANLTSLNGLWLSGSGIEKPMLSWVGRFENLIYLSLHDYNFSGPIPWWIRNCTNLMSLWLRQCSLSGAIPTWIGNLAKLSDLNLSYNRLSGNVPKALFTLPSLQELLLSSNELCGSLEDIPNPISSLLYSIELRDNNFAGHIPKSFFDLTRLQVLLLDSNYFEGTVELGIIWKLNALDFLMLSDNILSVIDVEDGYPLPYLPHIRYLGLAYCNLTIIPGTLRYTNQLSYLDLSNNKIHGVIPSWIWVNWKESMFELNLSNNMFTSLENSPSLVQMDNLKMLDLSSNKLHGTVPIPVTTTSSSALLDWSDNSFSSIIPDFGRYLPNNTIHLDLSRNKLYGNIPGSICTQKQLKILDLSYNNFSGMMPACLIEGSSLGMLKLRDNHLHGILPENIGDGCMLQTIDLNNNQIEGKIPRSLCNCRNLEVLDIGSNQILDTFPSWLGEMSNLRILFLRSNQLYGSIGGLAESDASSKDFSALQIIDLASNNFSGSLSSKWFDMLQRMTENSSDKGNALAFDSRFPGEYYQERLTFKGIDLTFTKILTTFKMLDFSNNAFDGPIPDSVGNLIALHGLNMSHNAFTVLEGIEGDWWNYIVTLALLKPKDVEWKQANLNQEPTVEEPAQEQAIEEPYMMIREGRNYLQSEDPGADEPVQEPAEIGLDLDSRTSEEGELQRSGQFSLERN, encoded by the exons ATGGTTCTATTCATCCTTCAATTTTCCCAACTCCGGTTTCTAGCAACGATGGACCTTGGGCTAAATGGAATTTCTGGCAAGGTTCCTGGGTTCTTTGCAGAATTCCCTTTCTTAAGAGACCTTACCCTCCGGGCTAATGATTTTGAAGGGCAATTTCCCACAAATATCTTCCTGCTAAAATATCTGAAACATCTTGACCTGTCCTATAACCCCAGCCTTTATGTGCAACTACCAGATTTCCCACCAAGAAATGGTTTGCAATCACTAAATCTACTGGAGACAAACATTTTTGGTGGCATACCAGATTCTTTTGTCCATCTCAACTCCTTGAAATTCTTGGGCCTTAGCAACATAGGATCTCACAAGCAGCCCATTACCTCCATAGCTAACCTTACGTCCCTAAATGGATTGTGGCTCTCTGGATCAGGAATAGAGAAGCCAATGCTCTCTTGGGTTGGAAGATTTGAGAATCTGATTTACTTGTCGCTGCATGACTATAATTTCTCTGGTCCAATTCCTTGGTGGATCAGAAATTGTACAAACTTGATGAGCTTATGGCTCAGACAGTGCAGTTTATCTGGGGCAATACCCACGTGGATTGGGAACTTGGCCAAGCTTTCAGATTTGAACTTATCATACAATCGGTTGAGTG GAAATGTCCCAAAGGCTTTGTTCACTCTTCCGTCGTTGCAAGAACTACTACTATCATCAAATGAACTTTGTGGAAGTTTAGAAGACATTCCAAACCCAATATCTTCCTTACTGTACTCCATCGAGCTAAGAGATAACAACTTTGCAGGTCATATACCCAAATCTTTCTTCGATCTTACAAGACTTCAAGTTCTCTTGCTGGACTCGAATTACTTTGAAGGCACAGTAGAACTTGGCATTATTTGGAAGCTGAATGCACTAGATTTTTTGATGCTCTCCGATAATATTCTATCAGTCATAGATGTTGAAGATGGTTATCCATTGCCTTACCTCCCTCACATCAGATATCTAGGATTAGCATATTGCAACCTTACAATAATTCCAGGCACATTGAGGTATACAAATCAGTTGTCTTACTTGGACCTTTCAAATAACAAAATACATGGAGTCATACCAAGCTGGATATGGGTGAACTGGAAGGAAAGTATGTTCGAACTAAATCTCTCAAACAACATGTTCACTAGCTTGGAAAACTCTCCATCTCTTGTTCAAATGGACAATTTAAAAATGCTTGATCTTAGTTCCAACAAGCTGCATGGCACCGTACCTATACCAGTTACAACTACGTCGTCTAGTGCTTTGTTAGATTGGTCAGACAACAGCTTCTCTTCTATTATACCTGACTTTGGTAGGTACCTTCCCAACAATACCATCCATCTTGATTTGTCTAGGAATAAATTATATGGTAACATTCCAGGGTCTATTTGTACCCAAAAGCAACTTAAGATCCTGGACTTATCATACAACAACTTTAGCGGCATGATGCCAGCGTGTCTAATAGAAGGTAGCAGTTTAGGTATGTTGAAATTGAGAGATAATCATTTGCATGGGATACTACCTGAAAATATTGGAGATGGATGTATGCTTCAGACAATTGATTTGAACAACAACCAAATTGAAGGGAAGATACCAAGATCATTATGTAACTGCAGAAACTTAGAGGTCCTTGACATTGGTAGCAATCAAATTCTTGATACTTTTCCATCTTGGTTGGGTGAGATGTCTAATCTACGAATTCTCTTCTTGAGATCAAATCAATTATATGGTTCAATAGGAGGCCTTGCTGAAAGTGATGCGAGTAGTAAGGACTTCTCGGCTTTGCAGATTATTGATTTGGCCTCAAATAACTTTTCTGGGAGCTTGAGTTCAAAATGGTTTGACATGCTACAAAGAATGACAGAAAACTCTAGTGACAAGGGTAACGCTCTGGCCTTTGATTCAAGATTTCCTGGGGAGTACTACCAAGAGAGACTCACATTCAAAGGGATTGATCTTACATTTACCAAGATCCTGACCACTTTCAAGATGCTTGATTTCTCAAACAACGCATTTGATGGTCCCATCCCAGACTCAGTTGGGAATCTTATTGCTCTACATGGCCTAAACATGTCACATAATGCCTTCACTGTGTTAGAAGGGATAGAGGGGGATTGGTGGAATT ACATTGTAACTCTAGCTCTGCTCAAACCTAAGGATGTTGAATGGAAACAAGCAAACTTAAACCAGGAACCAACAGTAGAGGAACCAGCCCAGGAACAAGCAATAGAGGAACCATATATGATGATAAGAGAAGGGAGAAATTACTTGCAAAGCGAGGATCCAGGAGCAGATGAACCAGTCCAGGAACCAGCAGAGATAGGGCTGGATCTGGACAGCAGAACCAGTGAAGAGGGAGAGCTCCAGAGGAGTGGGCAGTTCTCTCTGGAGCGAAACTGA